CCGAGCTGAACCGCCGGCTCGAGGCCGAGGGCGTGGACGTGACCCTGCCCGGTTACGGCTTTCAGGCGGGCGGGCTGCACCCTCTGACGCGCGTCATCGGCCGCCTCAGCGACGTGTTCAGGTCGCTGGGGTACGACGTGGCGGTAGGGCCCGAGCTGGAAACCGAGTACCACAACTTCGACGCCCTCAACACCCCCGACCACCACCCGGCGCGCGACCTCCAGGACACCTTTTGGACCACCGACGGCCGGGTCTTGAGGACCCACACCAGCCCCATTCAGGTGCGCTACATGGAGGCCCACAGGCCGCCCTTCAAGACCGTGGGGGTGGGCCGGGTCTTTCGCAACGAGGCCGTAGACGCCACCCACGAGGCCATGTTCCACCAGATCGAGGCACTGGTGGTGGGCGAGCGCATCACCATGGGCGACCTCAAGGGGGCGATCCAGGAGATGGCGCTGGCCTTTTTTGGGACGGGAGCCAGGACCCGGCTGCAACCGAGCTTCTTCCCCTTCGTCGAGCCCGGCGGGGAGTTCGCGATTCTGTGGACCAATCCGCGCACCGGCAAGGAGGGCTGGCTCGAGCTGGGCGGCTGCGGCATGGTGCATCCCAATGTGTTTAGAGCCGTCGGCTACGAGGGTGTGACCGGCTTCGCCTTCGGCTTCGGCATCGAGCGCCTGGCACTCGTCTCCTACGGCGTTCCCGACATCCGCTACCTCTACGGCGGCGACATGCGCGTCCTCGGGCAGTTCAGGAGCGCGCTATGAACCTGCCCTACAGCTGGCTTGCGGAGCTGCTGCCGGAGCTGCCGCCCGCGGCCGAGCTGGCGGACCTGCTGGCGGGCATCGGTCTGGGCGTCGAGCGGGTCTACGAGCTGCCGGGCGCGCCCGGAGGCGTGGTGGTCGCGCGGCTAGAGGAGATCGCGCCCGTAGAGGGTTCCGACCACCTGCTGGTGGCTACCGCCAGCGACGGCAGCCGCGTCTATAGCGTCGTCACCGGCGCGCCAAACACCAGGGCCGGAATGCTCACCGCGCTCGCCGGACCCGGCGCGGTGCTCTCCGGCGGCGTCACCGTCAGCGAGCGCGAGGTGGCCGGCGTCAAGAGCGAAGGGGTGCTCTGTAGCCCCGCCGAACTGGGCCTCTACGACTACGGCGGCGGCCTGCTCGAGCTGGGCGACGATGTTCGGCCCGGCCAGCTTCTCGCCGAGCTGTGGCCGGGAGAGACCATCTTGGAGCTCGAGATCACCCCCAACCGCGCCGACGCCTTCAGCCTCTTGGGCGTGGCCCGCGACCTGGCGGCCAAGCTGGGCCTGTCTTACCGTCATCCCGCCGAGGGCCTGGCCCTCGGCGACGGGGCGGAGGACACGGGGCTCAGGGTCGAGATCGAAGACCCCGCCGCCTGCCCTCGCTTCACCTTGCGGCTCATCCAGGGCGTGACGGTCAGGCCGAGCCCGCTGTGGCTCCAGCGCCGCCTCGCCGCCGTCGGCCTCAGGCCCCGCAACAACGTCGTGGACGTGACGAACTACGTCACCTTCGAGCTGGGCCAGCCCTCGCACGCCTACGACCGCGCCGACCTGACGGCGGGCAGCATCGTGGTGCGACGGGCGCAGGAAGGGGAGGGTCTGCTCGCACTCGACGAGGCGCGCTATGATTTCAGCGTTCAGGATTTGCTGATAACAACCCCGGATGGGACAGGAGACACAAAACCCATCGGCGTCGCGGGGGTGATCGGCGGGCTTCATCACAGCGTCAAAGGGGCGACGCAAGACGTCGCTCTCGAGGTCGCTCACTTCGACCCGGTGA
This portion of the Deinococcota bacterium genome encodes:
- the pheS gene encoding phenylalanine--tRNA ligase subunit alpha, with the protein product MPRAPEEIAAAPTLQALQELRVKYLGKKGLLTQRLKGLSGLSPEARREEGRAVNLLKTAVEEALGARKEALEAAELNRRLEAEGVDVTLPGYGFQAGGLHPLTRVIGRLSDVFRSLGYDVAVGPELETEYHNFDALNTPDHHPARDLQDTFWTTDGRVLRTHTSPIQVRYMEAHRPPFKTVGVGRVFRNEAVDATHEAMFHQIEALVVGERITMGDLKGAIQEMALAFFGTGARTRLQPSFFPFVEPGGEFAILWTNPRTGKEGWLELGGCGMVHPNVFRAVGYEGVTGFAFGFGIERLALVSYGVPDIRYLYGGDMRVLGQFRSAL
- a CDS encoding phenylalanine--tRNA ligase subunit beta — encoded protein: MNLPYSWLAELLPELPPAAELADLLAGIGLGVERVYELPGAPGGVVVARLEEIAPVEGSDHLLVATASDGSRVYSVVTGAPNTRAGMLTALAGPGAVLSGGVTVSEREVAGVKSEGVLCSPAELGLYDYGGGLLELGDDVRPGQLLAELWPGETILELEITPNRADAFSLLGVARDLAAKLGLSYRHPAEGLALGDGAEDTGLRVEIEDPAACPRFTLRLIQGVTVRPSPLWLQRRLAAVGLRPRNNVVDVTNYVTFELGQPSHAYDRADLTAGSIVVRRAQEGEGLLALDEARYDFSVQDLLITTPDGTGDTKPIGVAGVIGGLHHSVKGATQDVALEVAHFDPVTVRKTAKRLGLSTEASYRFERGVDPDLPPLAAARAAALIAELGGGRLHP